In Campylobacterota bacterium, one DNA window encodes the following:
- a CDS encoding Fic family protein, whose product MFKPNFTITPLLAKVLMRIEAAREKIAHVPITPHVLAGLRYSARLQSTHYSTAIEGNRLTSEQVERVIKRREHFPGRERDEDEVKGYYVALDWLEQQIKKRVSLSDDLIKMVHALVMGKGRIRVSPTPYRDGQNVIRDGATGGIVYLPPEASDVATLMGELIEWVGKHDQDLAAPLVAGIVHYQFATIHPYSDGNGRSARLLTTFMLHQSGYDLKGLFCLEEYYARDLPGYYQAISIGPSHNYYIGRAQADITSWLEYFCTGMAQACQAVLAQAQVVKSKTLPDQMQIMRSLDGKQRKALTLFSKQDVITSSDVQKLFGFKERSARALCKQWLQQGFLEVVDPSKKGRSYRLALQFRAMFDN is encoded by the coding sequence ATGTTTAAACCAAACTTTACGATTACGCCGCTGCTGGCTAAGGTGCTTATGCGCATCGAAGCTGCCAGAGAAAAGATAGCACATGTTCCCATTACGCCACATGTGTTGGCAGGGCTACGCTACAGTGCTCGGCTTCAATCAACGCACTACTCAACGGCAATTGAAGGCAATCGGTTAACAAGTGAGCAGGTAGAACGTGTCATAAAAAGGCGTGAGCATTTTCCCGGCCGTGAACGTGATGAAGATGAAGTAAAGGGATATTATGTTGCGCTTGATTGGCTTGAACAGCAAATAAAAAAAAGGGTTTCTCTCTCTGATGATCTAATCAAAATGGTGCATGCGCTCGTGATGGGAAAAGGGCGTATTCGTGTCAGTCCAACGCCGTATCGTGATGGACAAAATGTTATTCGAGACGGGGCAACCGGAGGCATTGTGTACTTGCCACCAGAAGCTAGTGATGTAGCTACTTTGATGGGTGAATTAATTGAGTGGGTTGGCAAGCATGATCAAGATCTTGCGGCACCGCTTGTTGCAGGTATTGTGCATTATCAGTTTGCGACGATTCATCCCTACTCCGACGGCAATGGACGCAGTGCACGTTTGTTGACAACGTTTATGTTGCATCAAAGTGGTTATGATCTGAAGGGGCTGTTTTGTCTTGAAGAATATTATGCTCGAGATTTGCCTGGATATTACCAGGCCATTAGCATAGGGCCTTCTCACAACTACTATATTGGCCGTGCTCAAGCTGACATTACCTCGTGGCTTGAGTATTTTTGCACCGGCATGGCGCAAGCGTGTCAAGCAGTGCTTGCCCAAGCTCAAGTAGTTAAAAGTAAAACATTGCCAGATCAAATGCAAATTATGCGCAGCCTTGACGGTAAACAACGTAAAGCACTAACACTTTTTAGCAAGCAAGATGTTATTACATCCAGTGACGTGCAAAAACTTTTCGGATTTAAGGAGCGCAGTGCACGTGCGTTATGCAAACAGTGGCTACAACAAGGTTTTTTAGAGGTGGTTGATCCATCAAAAAAGGGCAGGTCGTATCGACTTGCCCTTCAGTTTCGTGCAATGTTTGATAACTAA